The Methanoculleus sp. SDB DNA segment TTAATGGTTTCTTTTATGGCGTAAAAGGAGAGCTTTAAAAAGATTTTATAATCTGCCGTCGATGTATGAAGAAGCAATGTGATCCTGATGGGCGATATATACGAATCGGTAATGGAACTTGCAAAACGACGGGGTTTTGTATGGCCGACATCAGAGTGCTACGGTGCGGTTGCCGGATTTGTCGACTACGGACCGCTCGGCGCGATGATGAAGCGGAAAGTGGAGGATCTCTGGCGGGACTTCTACGTCATCCGTGAAGGATACTATGAGATCGAATGCCCGACAGTCGGCGCGGAAGCGATTTATATCGCCTCCGGTCACGTAAAGGGCTTTGCAGACAAGATGTGCCAGTGCCCTCACTGCCGGGAATATCTCCGGGCCGACCACATCGCCGAAGCACATGGGAAAAAGGACGCGGCAGTCCTTTCCGCACCCGAACTCTCGGCGTTTTTGCGCCTCCTCCCCTGCCCCGCGTGCGAGGGGGAACTGGGCGACGTGGAAGTATTTGACTTCAACCTCATGTTCGAAACCCAGATCGGGCCGGGATCACAGCGTACGGGATATTTACGACCGGAAACGGCGCAGGGGATATTTACCGACTTCAACCGTCTGGTCCGGTTCTATCGGAACAAACTCCCGTTTGGCGCGGTGCAGATTGGAAAATCGTACAGGAACGAGATTTCACCGCGGCAGGGTATGATTCGCCTGAGGGAATTCACGCAGGCGGAGGCGGAGATCTTCGTGCATCCCGAACAGAAGGAGCATCCGAACTTCGCTCTCTATGCCGACTACGAAATGCCGCTCCTCGGGATTGTCCAGCAGCAGACGGCTGCCCCTCCACTTCGTATTTCGATGAAGAACGCCGTATCCCGCGGTCTTGTGGCAAACGAATATGTCGCGTATTATCTTGCGCTGACACATGAACTGCTCGTGCGTGCCGGGGTGCTGGAAGAGAAACTCCGCTTCCGGCAGCACCTGCCCGACGAACGGGCCCATTATGCCGAGGACTGCTGGGATGCCGAGATCTTTTCGGAGCGGTTCGGCTGGGTGGAGACGGTCGGTATCGCCGACAGGACCGATTACGACCTCCGGGCACATGCAGCCCACAGCGGCGATTCTTTTACGGTGTTCATCCCCTACGATACCGTCAGGTTCGAAAGAAAACGGCGGATCATCCCCGACATGGGAGTTCTCGGACCACGGTACCGCGGAAAGGCAAAACAGATTGCCGAAGCACTCGCGACTGCGGAGCCGGGAGAAGACGGCGTAGAGATTTTCCTTGACGGCGAACGTGTATTTATCAGCAGTGATCTCTACCGCGAAGTGGAAGAGGACGTCGAGATACGGGGCGTAGACGTTCGCCCGCATGTGATCGAACCCTCCTACGGCATCGACCGCATGATGTACGCCATTCTCGAACACCGGTACGATGAAGAGATGGTGGAAGGAGAGATCAGGAAAGTACTCCGCCTTCCTCCCCGGATCGCTCCGGTTCAAGCCGCCGTATTTCCCCTGATGAACCGGGACGGCCTTGATGAGATTGCTTTGTCCGTCACCCGATCGCTCGTTGAACGGGGAATCCTCGCGCAATATGACGATACCGGTGCAATCGGGAGACGGTACCGCAGGCAGGATGAGATCGGGACGCCTTTTGCGATAACCGTCGACTATGATACACTCGCGGACTCCACGATCACGATCCGGGACCGCGATTCCATGAACCAGGTGCGCATCAGTCTCAGCGACGTACCGGAAACGCTTCGTTTACTCATCAACGGGACGCTGCACTTTGATATGCTGAAGAAATGAAATACATCAGCCATCCCCGCATCCGATCCGGCAGCCTCGAAGAGCGTGCCTATCAGCTCGCCGTTGCAGTGCATGCACTGGACGGCAATACCATGGTCGTTTTGCCGACAGGGCTCGGAAAAACGGCAGTTGCAGCCATTACAGCTGCATCGCGGCTCCATACCACGGCGGGGCGGGTGCTCATGCTTGCACCGACGAAACCGCTCGTAGAACAGCATTACCGTTTCCTGTCCCGGACGCTCCTCGTGACCGACGGGGAAGCCGGGGAAGGGGCAGGGTGTGCGATGTTCACCGGGGAAACGCCGGTGGAGGCACGCACCGCGGCATGGAACGCCGCACGCATCATCACGGCGACACCGCAGGTAATCAAAAATGACGTCCTCGCCGGCCGCTACAACCTCGGGGACGTCAGCCTGCTGATCGTCGACGAGTGCCATAGGGCGGTCGGCAATTACGCGTACGTCTTCATCGCGCGTGAATACCGGGAGCGGGCGGCAGACCCCCTCATTCTTGCGATGACCGCGTCACCCGGAAGCAATACCGACCGGGTGCAGGAGGTCTGCGAGCACCTCGGCATTTCCATTGTCGAGACGCGGACGGAGGAGGACGCGGATGTCCGCCCGTACATCCACGAGCGCGAGGTGCAGTATATTCAGGTGGATCTTCCCGCTCCCCTTTCCCATGCAGTGAACACCCTCAACGATCTCATCGGGTCCCGCCTCGACTGGCTTTCAGGCCAGGGATTCACCGTGCCGCGGAAAAACCAGGTCTCGATGAAGGCGCTTAACGCACTCAACGCCTCCATCCAGCGGAGAATTACAAAGCGGGACCCGACCGCTTTTCAGGCGGCATCCGTGTATGCCGAATGCATGAAACTCCGCCATGCCATCGCGCTCGCAGAGACACAGGGAAGCGTTGCGATCCGGCAGTACATGGAAAAGCTCACCCGTGAGGGGCATGATCCCGCGGGTTCGAAGGCAAGCAGGCGTCTCGCGTCGGATCCCGCATTCATCGGTCTCCGTGACACAACCGGATCGTGGGACACCGAACTTCTCCCGAAACCCGGGATCGTCGCAAACCTTGTATCCATCCAGCTTTCAGAATTTCCGGAGAGCAGAGTCATCGTTTTTGCCAGTTACCGCGACACTGTCAGCCTGCTTGTCGATCACCTGAACGAACGGGGCATACCGTCCCGCCGGTTCGTCGGACAGTCTGCCCGGGACTCCGAAAAGGGGCTTTCCCAGAAGAAACAGCTCCAGACACTCAGCGATTTTCGGCAGGGTGAATTCCCGGTGCTCGTGGCGACATCCGTCGGCGAAGAGGGACTCGACGTGCCCTCGACCGATCTCGTAATCTTCTACGAGGCGGTCCCCTCCGAGATCAGGAGCATCCAGAGAAAAGGCCGTACGGGCCGCCACGGAAGCGGAAGAATTATCGTCCTCGTTACCCGCGGAACATCGGACGAAGTATTCCGGTATGTAAGCCAGAACCGCGAGCGCGAGATGCAATCCGGCATCCGGACCCTGAGCAGGCAGCACGCACCTGACCATGCGCCCCTCCAGACATCCATCGGATCGTTCGTCCCGGCGGCAGGCCCCCGCATCATCGCCGATGATCGGGAGACAGCATCGAGAGTCGTCGAACGCCTCCACGCCCTCGGTGCGAATCTCGACATCCGAAGAATGGAATCCGGCGATTACGCGATCGGGGAGAGGATCCTCGTTGAGCGAAAGACGACCCGCGACTTCGTCGATACACTCGTAGAGCGCGATCTTCTCGGCCAGATCCGCACCATGGCACACGCCGTTTCCCGTCCGGTGCTCATCGTCGAGGGTGACGACGTCTTCAGCGAACGTAATATTCTTCCCAATGCGATACGGGGAGCGCTTGCCGCCATTGCCGTCGATATGGGAGTCAGTATCTTTTATACCCGGTCGCCGGAGGAAACCGCCGAGGTGATATATGTCCTCGCGAAGAGGGAGGGATCCGAACCGGGTGAACGACAGGCCCATCCCCGAAAGGCATACCGCTCATATGACGATCAGATGGAGTATATTCTCACGGCATTCCCGGGAATCGGCCCGAAACAGGCACAAAAACTTCTTGCACATTTCGGCAGCCTCAAAAACGTCGTCACTGCGGACGAAGGCGATCTTGCTACGGTGCCGGGCGTGGGTGTGAAGACCGCACGGACGATCGCAGACCTTGCGGGCAGGCGGTACACGGAGAAAAAAGACTAGAGGTATGTGCGCGCCTCGATGCCCATCCGGATGCATTCCATCAGTGTCAGGCAGTCTTCCGGGCGCTTCTCATCCCTTATACGCTCGCAGAGTGCCACCAGTGTCTCCTCCAGAATCCCGTCGAGACGTTCTCCGCTGGCTATTCGTGTCCCTGTATGGCTGTGCACCCCGGGTGCGGGGGAGACAGCCGCAGCGTCCTGTGCTGCCGTCTGAGTCCCGCTTTCCCGACCGTGCTCGCGGCAGACAACGCAGACCGTCTCCCCTTTGACTTCGAAGAGGGGCGAACCGCACACGGGGCACGTCGTGGAGAGCATCTTTCCCCCTTTTAAAAGATATTCCGCCATTATCTCATCATCTTTTTTCATCCGGAAATCTCCGTTCTTTCTTAACTATCATATACAGCCTCCATCTAAATAATAATAAGAGGGTTGATCTCATGGCTAATCCAGAACAGACAATAAACGGATGCATCCAGATGCTCCAGCAAATTATAGAAGATAGTACTATTCCCCGCAATATCCGTCGGGTTGCAGACGAAACCCGCGGCATTCTCATGAATACATCGACAGGTATCGGGCTGCGTGCCGCCACAGCCATCTCGAAAATCGATGAAATCAGCAATGATCCGAATATGCCGGTCCACGCACGCACCCGGATATGGGAACTGGTATCGCAGCTTGAAACTGTTCCACTCGATTAAAAATACTGTTTTTTATCCGCTCGCCTGACGCGGGACTGCACTCGTGGATCACTCAGAATGCATGTGCCGCCTGTATCGTGATTACCACGGAGCGGCGGCGGGTCTCCCGGACGTCAAGCTCAAGAAGGACGATCTGCTGCCATGTCCCGCACGCAGGCACTCCGCCTGCAACGGGCACGGAGAGTGACGGGCCGACAAGCGCCGCCTTCACGTGTGACCGGCCGTTACCGTCTCCCCACGCACGGTCATGGGCATAGGCGGCATCATCCGGTGCAAGCACCGCCAGGGACCGCCTGAGATCGGAAAGGACCCCCGGTTCGTACTCTATCGTCGTGACTGCCGCCGTCGATCCCACGACAAAAATCGTAACGATCCCGGAATCCACATTACTTTTTCGCACAAAATCCTCAACCGCCGGGGTCAGGTTGATGATATCCCCCTCACCATGCGTATCGATCGTCACCGTCGTCTGAAACATGCCACATCCCCCCTGTGTGCAGTACCTACAGGCCATCCGCTCTCCTGCATGAAGAAACCACAGGTAAAAATGCGCGAAAAAAATTATTTGGGGAAGCGGTATATGGCGGATCCGCTGATCGTATTGCCGTTGGGGAGCGTCATTTCAAGGGTAATCTTCCCGACGCCACGGTCCAGTGCGGAATATGTGATGTCCCGGAAAGGCATGTAGATGCCGGAGAGCGGATATGCAGGGTCCCCGTCCGCTGATGCGGTAATTCTGGTGTACCCCTTGAAGATCACGCGGGGATTGCTGATGGTGTTTTTGTTGATGTCGGTCTCCGGCGTATAGGCGTAGACCGTTACGGGACGGTTTGCCCCGGCAAATGTCACCAGCCGCCCGGCTGCATCGAAGAATCGGTAGTGAATGACATAGCCGTTGTTGCCGGGCGTTGCATCCCAGTCAGCCACATCGGCAGTGACTTCCATGGTGGCGATTGAGTTCACCAGCTCGGTGGTCGTCATCGCCTGTGCCGACGGTGCATCCTGCTGATTTCCGGAGCCGGCTTCAACCCCGGGAGTCGGTGTCGGCGTAACGGTTCCGGAAAGGCCGTTGAGACCGTTCGTCCCGGCGGCCGGGGGCATAAGGATCACCGCCACAACGGCGGCGAGGAGAATGACAAGCACGGCGAGGAGCGCGATTATTATCTTTTGATTGTCCATGAACAGGCTATAGGGAAGAGAAAATATAAAAGGGTGTATCCCCGCCGGGAGATGCAGGCGGGGATTTTCAGTCTTCCAGATCTTTCTGAAGCACGGCGAAATCCACCACACGGTCGCCCGCATCCATCTTCATGATCCTAACGCCGCGTGTATTTCGCTTCTGGATCGAGATTTCGGATACCGGTGTGCGCATGACGATGCCGGACGTGCTCATGAGGATGATATCATCATCGTTTGATACGGCGCGTGATGCGACAACTCCTCCGCTCTGGTCGGTCTGGATGTTCCGCACCCCCATCGTACCCCGCCCGTGACCACGGAATTCATCGAATTCGGTTCGCTTCCCAAACCCTCTCTCCGTGATGGTCAGGAGGTGATCATGCTCCACCACGGTGACGCACTGAAGTACGTCCTCAAACCGCAGTTTGATCCCCCGGACTCCCATTGCGTTCCTGTGAAGTGTACGGACTTCATCTTCCCTGAACCGGAGGCTCTGCCCGTGCCGGGTCGTCAGGATCAGTTCGCTCGTGCCGTCCGTGCTCTTCACGTCCACCAGTTCGTCACCTTCCCGCAGCGTGATCGCATTGATCCCGGTCTGCCGGGGACGCGAGAATTCCGCCTGCGTAATCTTGGCCACCGTACCATATCTCGTTGCGAACAGGAAATAGTGATCTTCGGAAAATTCCCTGACAGGAATAATCGTCGTTACCCGTTCATCCTGCAGGTTAAGAAGATTGACGATAGCCTTCCCCTTTCCTGTCCGTACCGCTTCGGGTATATCATAGACCTTCAGCCAGTACACACGCCCCTGGGATGTAAAGCAGAGAAGGTAGTCGTGGGTATTTGCCGTAAAGACATTCTCCACGTAATCCTCTTCCTTGGTGGCCATGCCGATAATGCCGCGCCCGCCGCGGTGCTGACCGCGGTACGTCTCCAGCGGCA contains these protein-coding regions:
- a CDS encoding glycine--tRNA ligase, giving the protein MGDIYESVMELAKRRGFVWPTSECYGAVAGFVDYGPLGAMMKRKVEDLWRDFYVIREGYYEIECPTVGAEAIYIASGHVKGFADKMCQCPHCREYLRADHIAEAHGKKDAAVLSAPELSAFLRLLPCPACEGELGDVEVFDFNLMFETQIGPGSQRTGYLRPETAQGIFTDFNRLVRFYRNKLPFGAVQIGKSYRNEISPRQGMIRLREFTQAEAEIFVHPEQKEHPNFALYADYEMPLLGIVQQQTAAPPLRISMKNAVSRGLVANEYVAYYLALTHELLVRAGVLEEKLRFRQHLPDERAHYAEDCWDAEIFSERFGWVETVGIADRTDYDLRAHAAHSGDSFTVFIPYDTVRFERKRRIIPDMGVLGPRYRGKAKQIAEALATAEPGEDGVEIFLDGERVFISSDLYREVEEDVEIRGVDVRPHVIEPSYGIDRMMYAILEHRYDEEMVEGEIRKVLRLPPRIAPVQAAVFPLMNRDGLDEIALSVTRSLVERGILAQYDDTGAIGRRYRRQDEIGTPFAITVDYDTLADSTITIRDRDSMNQVRISLSDVPETLRLLINGTLHFDMLKK
- a CDS encoding Hef nuclease, whose amino-acid sequence is MKYISHPRIRSGSLEERAYQLAVAVHALDGNTMVVLPTGLGKTAVAAITAASRLHTTAGRVLMLAPTKPLVEQHYRFLSRTLLVTDGEAGEGAGCAMFTGETPVEARTAAWNAARIITATPQVIKNDVLAGRYNLGDVSLLIVDECHRAVGNYAYVFIAREYRERAADPLILAMTASPGSNTDRVQEVCEHLGISIVETRTEEDADVRPYIHEREVQYIQVDLPAPLSHAVNTLNDLIGSRLDWLSGQGFTVPRKNQVSMKALNALNASIQRRITKRDPTAFQAASVYAECMKLRHAIALAETQGSVAIRQYMEKLTREGHDPAGSKASRRLASDPAFIGLRDTTGSWDTELLPKPGIVANLVSIQLSEFPESRVIVFASYRDTVSLLVDHLNERGIPSRRFVGQSARDSEKGLSQKKQLQTLSDFRQGEFPVLVATSVGEEGLDVPSTDLVIFYEAVPSEIRSIQRKGRTGRHGSGRIIVLVTRGTSDEVFRYVSQNREREMQSGIRTLSRQHAPDHAPLQTSIGSFVPAAGPRIIADDRETASRVVERLHALGANLDIRRMESGDYAIGERILVERKTTRDFVDTLVERDLLGQIRTMAHAVSRPVLIVEGDDVFSERNILPNAIRGALAAIAVDMGVSIFYTRSPEETAEVIYVLAKREGSEPGERQAHPRKAYRSYDDQMEYILTAFPGIGPKQAQKLLAHFGSLKNVVTADEGDLATVPGVGVKTARTIADLAGRRYTEKKD
- a CDS encoding secondary thiamine-phosphate synthase enzyme, with product MFQTTVTIDTHGEGDIINLTPAVEDFVRKSNVDSGIVTIFVVGSTAAVTTIEYEPGVLSDLRRSLAVLAPDDAAYAHDRAWGDGNGRSHVKAALVGPSLSVPVAGGVPACGTWQQIVLLELDVRETRRRSVVITIQAAHAF